A window from Malania oleifera isolate guangnan ecotype guangnan chromosome 7, ASM2987363v1, whole genome shotgun sequence encodes these proteins:
- the LOC131159725 gene encoding large ribosomal subunit protein uL29-like, producing the protein MARIKVHELRGKSKAELLSQLKDLKAELALLRVAKVTGGAPNKLSKIKVVRLSIAQVLTVISQKQKAALREAYKKKKFLPLDLRPKKTRAIRRRLTKHQASLKTEREKKREMYFPMRKYAIKV; encoded by the coding sequence ATGGCGAGGATCAAGGTTCACGAGCTCAGAGGCAAGTCCAAGGCCGAACTACTAAGCCAGCTGAAGGATTTGAAAGCAGAGCTTGCTCTCCTCCGAGTCGCCAAGGTCACCGGCGGAGCCCCTAACAAGCTCTCTAAGATAAAAGTGGTGAGGCTGTCGATTGCGCAGGTGTTGACAGTGATTTCACAGAAGCAAAAGGCTGCATTGAGGGAAGCCTACAAGAAGAAGAAGTTCCTGCCACTTGATCTGCGTCCGAAGAAAACCAGAGCCATTAGACGACGCCTTACTAAGCATCAGGCATCTTTGAAGACAGAAAGGGAGAAGAAGAGGGAAATGTATTTTCCCATGAGGAAATATGCCATTAAGGTGTAA